The Fluviispira sanaruensis sequence AAATGCTTTGTCTGGTATTGAGGATCTTTCAAAATGACTTGTTTACCTAGTTTGTTACTTAAATTAAAAACCAACGGAGCTTTTAAATTGGCGCTCATTTTTTTAGGATCCATTGGAATCGTGACTATTACTGAAATAACGGCTTCATCTGGATTAGCTAATTTCAATGCAGAAACTTCTTCTTCTGTTACTTCAACCATATAATCAGGTCTAAACGAAAGTGGGCTTATCACTATAAATGCCATAGATGGATCATTGATAGACTGCAGCCATTTAAAAGGTGAGTCAGTATCATGATCTAACAAAATGAACTGATTGAGTTCAGGAAAACCAATCAATCCTTCAGGCAGATTGAGCAAATCACTCTCACTAATTTCTATCTCTCCAAAACGCGAAGTGTTTAGTTTCAAGGCAGCCCCCTTTACATTCCTTACAATTGCTCAATATCTAAGTTAGTTTATGGAATTGGGAAGTGCAATAAGATTTGCTATGAATATTGACACGTCAAAATATTTTAATTTCTACGATGCACCAATTGCATAGTCAATTATATAATTAATTTTGTAATTGACTATGCCAGGTGTATTGACTGGATTTAATTTTGGAAAACATCTTATCCGTAAGGAGAAGATTGTTGT is a genomic window containing:
- the fliW gene encoding flagellar assembly protein FliW, giving the protein MKLNTSRFGEIEISESDLLNLPEGLIGFPELNQFILLDHDTDSPFKWLQSINDPSMAFIVISPLSFRPDYMVEVTEEEVSALKLANPDEAVISVIVTIPMDPKKMSANLKAPLVFNLSNKLGKQVILKDPQYQTKHFIMEEMKRYSQRESQNDLKKAIQQQLASKVENEASSKG